In Paenibacillus sp. FSL R7-0345, a single window of DNA contains:
- a CDS encoding cytochrome c biogenesis protein ResB: MTPREPLVSNTKCECGHQNPVGTVLCEACGKPLDEKELGAEGNLEMRYDGVARRSQRVNPGVIDRVWNFFSSVKIAIYLIVLTLLGSMLGTVFPQESTFLNIDASTYYKEMYGTAGNIYYRLGLSHTYESWWFVTLLVMIGASLVICSLDRVLPLYKALTRQKVRKHRQFLTRQKAVLVAPVITEPEAWVSGLIEPLKKKGYRVKTDGAALLAEKHRFSRWGPYVIHIGLIIFLLAVLARGLPGLNMDQHLAFQEGEITRIPDTTYYLKNEQFTVEFYSDEEMPEEFRGKKVLPKLFETKAVLYECTADCTDPSKEPELAEAASHDIRVNSPLSYKGLKAYQFDYDLTPVLRSVQPELVNAATGEGYGKFKLDMKDTERAFKSGPYTLSLKEKYMDFGLNDEGQPVSKSPYPNAPAFLFLITGPGLPEEGQQYFYFPKQVDKEQFQQQAINDRLGGDGRFLELAVQDMSDVDFAVSTSYLNIRIDRAMPFVWVGAGIVMLGLILGFYWQHRRIWLRVEDGELVLGGHTNKNWFGFRREIAAILHKVDLIVDEKSLDNGGGLA, translated from the coding sequence ATGACCCCTAGGGAACCTCTTGTCAGTAACACCAAGTGTGAATGCGGCCATCAGAACCCGGTTGGAACGGTGCTCTGTGAGGCCTGCGGCAAACCGCTCGATGAGAAGGAGCTGGGAGCTGAGGGGAACCTGGAGATGCGCTATGACGGTGTTGCCCGCCGCTCGCAGCGTGTCAATCCGGGTGTGATTGACCGGGTGTGGAACTTCTTTTCCTCCGTCAAAATAGCAATCTACCTGATAGTGCTGACATTGCTGGGCTCCATGCTGGGAACGGTTTTTCCGCAGGAGAGTACTTTTCTTAACATTGATGCATCAACCTACTACAAAGAGATGTACGGAACAGCCGGGAATATATATTATAGACTCGGCCTTTCGCACACCTATGAATCCTGGTGGTTCGTTACCCTGCTGGTGATGATCGGAGCTTCGCTCGTGATCTGCAGTCTGGACCGTGTGCTTCCGCTGTATAAGGCGCTTACCCGTCAAAAGGTACGCAAGCACCGCCAGTTTCTGACCCGTCAAAAGGCCGTGCTGGTAGCACCAGTAATTACAGAGCCGGAAGCCTGGGTGTCAGGATTGATCGAACCGCTGAAGAAAAAAGGGTACCGTGTCAAAACGGACGGGGCAGCTTTGCTGGCCGAGAAGCACCGTTTCAGCCGCTGGGGACCTTATGTAATACATATCGGACTTATTATTTTTTTACTCGCCGTACTGGCGCGCGGGTTGCCGGGACTCAATATGGATCAGCATCTTGCTTTTCAGGAGGGTGAGATCACACGGATTCCGGATACAACCTACTATTTGAAGAATGAGCAGTTTACTGTGGAATTTTACAGTGATGAAGAAATGCCTGAGGAGTTCCGCGGGAAAAAAGTGCTGCCTAAGCTCTTTGAGACCAAGGCGGTGCTGTATGAGTGTACGGCGGACTGTACAGATCCTTCCAAAGAGCCTGAGCTCGCGGAGGCCGCCAGTCATGACATCAGAGTGAATTCTCCATTAAGCTACAAAGGATTGAAAGCGTATCAGTTTGATTATGATCTGACTCCTGTGCTGCGTTCGGTGCAGCCGGAGCTTGTAAATGCCGCCACCGGAGAAGGCTACGGCAAATTCAAATTGGATATGAAGGATACAGAGCGTGCGTTCAAGTCTGGACCATATACCCTTTCCCTGAAAGAGAAATACATGGATTTCGGCCTTAATGATGAGGGACAGCCGGTATCCAAGTCGCCTTATCCGAATGCGCCGGCTTTTCTGTTTCTGATAACCGGACCCGGGCTGCCGGAAGAAGGCCAGCAGTATTTTTATTTTCCGAAGCAGGTGGATAAGGAACAGTTTCAGCAGCAGGCGATCAATGACAGGCTTGGCGGAGACGGGCGTTTTCTGGAGCTTGCGGTACAGGATATGAGCGATGTTGATTTTGCGGTATCGACCTCGTATCTTAATATCCGGATAGACCGGGCGATGCCGTTTGTATGGGTCGGGGCAGGGATTGTGATGCTGGGGCTTATTCTCGGTTTCTACTGGCAGCACAGACGCATCTGGCTGCGTGTAGAGGACGGGGAGCTGGTGCTGGGCGGTCACACCAACAAGAACTGGTTCGGCTTCCGCCGGGAGATTGCTGCAATTCTGCATAAGGTAGACCTGATAGTCGATGAAAAATCATTGGACAACGGGGGAGGTCTGGCATGA
- the resA gene encoding thiol-disulfide oxidoreductase ResA has translation MGKARKPIQIVILFLILLLGGYAIGTSVFGGDGKPHEGSKAPSFELLGLDGLTHTMNEYKGQPVVLNFWGSWCGPCVKEMPALQAQYEKWREQGVVVVGVNVGEDKMTVENFVQQVDINFPVVMDTGRDAVRSYGVSPLPTTFFIDAKGKVDSIHIGQLDLDSLESQIGRLVDP, from the coding sequence GTGGGCAAAGCGAGAAAGCCGATTCAAATCGTAATTCTGTTTTTGATACTTTTGCTTGGAGGCTATGCAATCGGCACTTCGGTGTTCGGTGGAGACGGAAAACCGCATGAAGGCAGTAAAGCACCCTCCTTTGAGCTGCTGGGGCTTGACGGGCTGACTCATACAATGAACGAATACAAGGGGCAGCCGGTCGTGCTGAATTTCTGGGGCTCCTGGTGCGGTCCCTGTGTGAAGGAAATGCCTGCTCTGCAGGCCCAGTATGAGAAGTGGAGGGAGCAGGGGGTAGTTGTTGTAGGCGTAAATGTCGGGGAAGACAAGATGACTGTGGAGAATTTCGTCCAGCAGGTCGATATCAACTTCCCTGTTGTAATGGATACCGGACGTGACGCGGTGCGCAGCTATGGTGTCTCCCCGCTACCGACTACCTTTTTCATTGATGCCAAGGGAAAAGTAGACAGCATTCATATCGGGCAGCTGGATCTGGACTCGCTTGAGTCTCAAATCGGAAGGCTGGTGGACCCATGA
- a CDS encoding pseudouridine synthase, whose product MERLQKILAQAGVASRRKCEELILAGKVEVNGELVTTLGTKVDPEQDIIKVAGRLIRGENKIYIMFNKPKGVITSASDDKGRKVVTDYLKGIKERVYPVGRLDYDTEGLLLLTNDGEFANLLTHPKHHVPKTYLATVKGVPHGTALDKLKAGIKLEDGMTAPAEVEYKDVDEANKETVISITIHEGRNRQVRRMFEAISHPVIRLKRISFGDILLQNLKRGSYRHLTKDEINHLQQIAKAGALKTNQTRKDT is encoded by the coding sequence ATGGAAAGATTACAGAAAATTTTGGCGCAAGCAGGTGTTGCGTCCAGACGCAAGTGTGAAGAATTGATTTTGGCCGGTAAAGTGGAGGTCAACGGGGAACTCGTAACTACGCTTGGCACAAAGGTGGACCCCGAACAGGATATTATTAAGGTGGCCGGAAGACTGATCCGGGGCGAAAATAAAATCTACATTATGTTCAACAAGCCCAAGGGTGTCATTACCAGCGCATCCGATGACAAGGGCCGCAAGGTAGTAACGGATTATTTAAAAGGAATTAAAGAGCGGGTATACCCTGTAGGCCGGCTGGATTATGATACGGAAGGGCTTCTGCTGCTGACGAATGACGGCGAATTTGCGAATCTGCTGACTCATCCGAAGCACCATGTGCCGAAGACGTATCTGGCCACGGTCAAGGGTGTCCCGCACGGTACTGCTCTGGACAAGCTGAAAGCCGGTATCAAGCTCGAAGACGGTATGACGGCACCGGCTGAAGTAGAGTACAAGGATGTCGATGAAGCTAACAAGGAAACGGTAATCAGCATTACCATCCATGAAGGACGCAACCGTCAGGTGCGCCGGATGTTTGAGGCGATTTCCCATCCTGTAATCCGGCTGAAGCGGATTTCCTTCGGCGATATCCTGCTGCAGAATCTCAAGCGCGGCTCCTACCGCCATCTGACCAAAGATGAAATTAACCATCTGCAGCAGATTGCGAAAGCCGGGGCGCTTAAGACAAATCAGACCCGCAAAGACACATAA
- a CDS encoding N-acetylmuramoyl-L-alanine amidase — MEYKGFILHHSRCPSINGKGFDFWVGTDGGIYAAPLLTDPDYIHICLEGNYGEEDAIPQLPGRREQLFAAGKLILELAARYQISPLLIEPHNKTCPGAFFPWNELVIYPADGYH; from the coding sequence TTGGAATATAAAGGATTTATTCTGCATCATTCCCGCTGTCCGTCGATAAACGGCAAGGGATTTGATTTTTGGGTAGGGACGGATGGCGGGATTTACGCTGCTCCGCTGTTGACGGACCCGGATTATATCCACATCTGTCTGGAAGGAAATTACGGGGAAGAGGATGCCATTCCGCAGCTGCCGGGCAGGCGGGAGCAGCTTTTTGCCGCCGGAAAGCTCATTCTGGAGCTGGCTGCACGCTATCAGATTTCACCGCTCTTGATCGAGCCGCATAATAAAACATGTCCGGGAGCATTTTTTCCGTGGAATGAACTTGTGATTTATCCCGCTGATGGTTATCATTAA
- a CDS encoding HPr family phosphocarrier protein: protein MQKTFKIVDEDGIHARPATALVNTATQFKDTEVFAESGGKKVTLKSILGVLSLGLEPGDTLSLIAEGGQAEEALSALQDVMIKEGLGEVQE from the coding sequence ATGCAAAAAACATTCAAAATCGTTGATGAGGACGGTATCCACGCCCGTCCGGCCACAGCACTGGTTAACACTGCAACCCAATTTAAAGATACCGAGGTCTTCGCGGAGAGCGGCGGCAAGAAGGTAACCCTGAAATCGATTCTCGGCGTACTGTCGCTCGGCCTGGAGCCCGGCGATACGCTGAGCCTGATTGCTGAGGGCGGCCAGGCTGAAGAAGCGCTGAGCGCGCTGCAGGACGTTATGATTAAGGAAGGGCTGGGAGAGGTGCAGGAGTAA
- a CDS encoding beta-glucoside-specific PTS transporter subunit IIABC: MDKTALSKDILKLVGGEENIEQVTHCMTRLRFNLNDNNKADKAALQKTDGVMGVMINGGQFQVIIGNDVPVVYNELVKNMKGAPEGKVSSSSADAGAKKKKNAFSSILDFISGSFTPILPAITGAGMIKGIIALLVAAGWMGTTSSTYTILSAIGDGAFYFLPIILAVSAARKLGSNMYIGAAIGAAILHPTVTTLLGSGEPVTFASLPVVAATYSSSVIPIIIAVWLASYVEKAVDKITHASLKLIIVPTVTLLVIVPLTLIAVGPLGVIIGNGLTDGISWLFNNTGLFAGLLLGGTMSLLIITGMHYALIPIMIASIASLGYDYIIPIMMVANFAQAGATFGVFLKTKNSKLKPLALSTSVTALMGITEPAMYGVNMRFKKPFIGALIGGAAGGAFLSLFKVKAYVIGGLAGLSGIPMVIGETFVYSVIGFAIGIVVAAIVTYILGFEDEPEAAAAAVPAATADANVSSNSAVIADALEAEAAPKVTEEIYSPITGEVKPLSEVNDPAFSEEIMGKGFAIQPSEGRVVSPVNGTVFSLSKSGHAIGLVSDNGAEMLIHIGIDTVKLKGLHFSPKVTAGTKVSVGDLLMEFDRAEIEKAGYSTITPVIITNIAEYSSIKPAGRSTVKEQELLYTVQA, encoded by the coding sequence CACTCTCCAAAGACATATTGAAGCTGGTGGGCGGAGAAGAGAATATTGAACAGGTTACCCACTGCATGACCCGCCTGCGCTTTAACCTTAACGACAACAATAAAGCGGATAAAGCGGCTCTGCAGAAAACGGATGGTGTTATGGGTGTCATGATCAACGGGGGCCAGTTCCAGGTTATCATCGGTAACGATGTGCCGGTCGTATATAACGAGCTGGTAAAGAATATGAAGGGGGCTCCTGAGGGGAAAGTAAGCTCGTCCTCAGCTGATGCCGGAGCCAAGAAGAAAAAGAATGCGTTTAGCAGCATACTCGATTTCATCTCCGGTAGCTTCACGCCGATTCTGCCGGCGATTACCGGCGCAGGTATGATCAAAGGGATCATCGCCCTGCTGGTAGCAGCGGGATGGATGGGCACCACCAGTTCAACCTATACCATTCTATCGGCGATCGGTGACGGTGCCTTCTACTTCCTGCCGATCATTCTGGCGGTTAGCGCGGCCCGTAAGCTGGGAAGCAATATGTATATTGGTGCCGCAATAGGTGCTGCCATTTTACACCCGACGGTAACGACGCTGCTGGGCTCAGGTGAGCCGGTTACTTTTGCCAGCCTGCCGGTTGTTGCAGCAACATATTCCTCGTCGGTTATTCCGATCATTATCGCGGTATGGCTGGCTTCCTATGTGGAAAAAGCAGTCGATAAAATTACGCATGCTTCGCTTAAGCTGATTATTGTTCCAACCGTTACACTGCTCGTAATTGTACCTTTGACCCTGATTGCTGTAGGTCCGCTGGGCGTTATCATCGGTAACGGTCTGACTGACGGTATTTCCTGGCTGTTTAACAATACAGGCTTGTTCGCCGGCCTCCTGCTGGGCGGTACCATGTCCCTGCTGATTATTACAGGTATGCACTATGCGCTGATTCCGATCATGATCGCCTCCATTGCCAGCCTTGGATATGATTACATCATTCCAATCATGATGGTTGCCAACTTTGCCCAGGCGGGTGCAACCTTCGGAGTCTTCCTGAAAACGAAAAACAGCAAGCTGAAACCGCTGGCCCTTTCGACAAGTGTAACTGCACTGATGGGGATTACCGAGCCTGCCATGTACGGTGTTAATATGCGCTTCAAAAAGCCGTTTATCGGCGCTTTGATCGGCGGAGCAGCGGGCGGAGCGTTCCTGAGCCTGTTTAAAGTAAAAGCTTATGTTATCGGCGGTCTGGCCGGTCTGTCCGGTATTCCGATGGTTATTGGTGAAACCTTTGTCTACTCCGTGATCGGCTTTGCTATCGGTATTGTTGTGGCAGCCATTGTAACTTACATTCTGGGCTTTGAAGATGAGCCTGAAGCAGCAGCAGCAGCGGTTCCGGCTGCAACGGCTGATGCAAATGTTTCTTCCAATTCAGCTGTAATTGCTGATGCGCTGGAAGCTGAAGCGGCTCCAAAGGTTACAGAAGAGATCTACAGCCCGATTACCGGTGAAGTTAAACCGCTGAGCGAAGTGAACGATCCGGCATTCTCTGAAGAAATTATGGGTAAAGGCTTTGCGATTCAGCCGTCCGAAGGACGGGTAGTATCTCCTGTAAACGGTACGGTATTCTCCCTGTCGAAGAGCGGACATGCCATTGGTCTTGTCAGCGACAACGGTGCTGAAATGCTGATTCACATCGGCATCGATACCGTGAAGCTGAAAGGACTGCATTTCTCGCCTAAAGTGACTGCCGGCACCAAAGTATCCGTTGGTGACCTGCTGATGGAATTCGACCGTGCCGAAATTGAAAAAGCAGGCTACAGCACCATTACACCTGTGATTATCACTAACATTGCCGAGTACAGCTCCATCAAGCCTGCAGGCCGTTCCACAGTGAAGGAGCAGGAGCTGCTCTACACCGTGCAGGCCTAA